In Emcibacteraceae bacterium, a single window of DNA contains:
- a CDS encoding peptidoglycan DD-metalloendopeptidase family protein — MNLKKALFLSLYIIVGTILSGCSLGYDSPGPYPYSHVNQSDPTPSTFQSQPASGTQATNNTPAQNPTPRTKPTAPATVNVSSIPATKPSASTTLVTVRKGDTVYAISRRYGVTVRSVISTNNLKPPYLLKLGQTLSIPAVTDYTVKRGDTVYGVSRANGVMMNDLVRINGLRQPYALRVGQVLKIPGHDQSSLMKVDVAPPPQISGKGFMWPVRGNIISSYGPKQAGYHNDGINIRASPGTPVYASESGVVVHASNKLEGYGNLILIKHQNGWVTAYAHNQVMLVKKGQNVVRGQTIARVGSSGRVNSPQLHFEMRKGSRAVDPNLYLKS, encoded by the coding sequence ATGAATTTAAAAAAGGCATTATTTTTATCTTTATATATTATTGTCGGTACAATTCTTTCGGGTTGTTCACTTGGTTATGACAGCCCTGGGCCTTACCCTTATTCACACGTCAATCAGTCTGATCCGACACCATCAACGTTTCAATCACAGCCTGCATCAGGCACACAAGCGACAAATAACACCCCTGCACAGAACCCGACACCGCGAACGAAACCTACTGCTCCTGCGACAGTTAATGTTTCTTCAATTCCAGCAACCAAGCCGTCGGCTTCAACAACATTGGTAACAGTCAGGAAGGGCGACACCGTTTATGCGATATCTCGCAGGTACGGGGTAACGGTTCGATCTGTTATCAGCACTAATAACTTGAAACCACCTTACCTATTGAAACTGGGGCAGACATTGTCAATTCCTGCCGTTACAGATTATACAGTAAAAAGGGGGGATACAGTTTATGGTGTATCAAGAGCTAATGGCGTTATGATGAATGATCTTGTCCGAATAAACGGACTGCGACAGCCTTATGCCTTAAGGGTAGGACAGGTGCTGAAAATTCCTGGACATGACCAATCGTCTTTGATGAAAGTTGATGTCGCGCCACCACCTCAAATTTCAGGGAAAGGGTTTATGTGGCCGGTACGGGGCAATATTATTTCCAGTTACGGACCAAAGCAGGCAGGTTATCATAATGATGGTATAAATATTCGTGCCTCCCCGGGAACACCAGTCTATGCTTCCGAAAGCGGTGTCGTCGTTCATGCAAGCAATAAACTTGAAGGATATGGAAACCTTATTCTTATAAAACACCAAAATGGATGGGTCACGGCTTATGCACATAATCAGGTGATGCTCGTTAAAAAAGGGCAGAATGTGGTTCGTGGTCAGACTATCGCCCGTGTTGGAAGTTCTGGTAGGGTAAATAGTCCCCAGCTTCATTTTGAAATGAGGAAAGGCTCCCGTGCGGTTGATCCCAATCTCTATCTTAAAAGCTAA
- a CDS encoding protein-L-isoaspartate(D-aspartate) O-methyltransferase: MKSSLKSKKKQLIEILRSQGITDEKVLEVISEIPREDFIPDFLRNQAYENAALPIDSGQTISQPFIVAYMTQELKVEKKHKVLEIGTGSGYQAVVLAKLCKRLFTIERHMPLYKSAEDMFKKLRIFNITTLFGNGIKGWKEQEPFDRIMVTAAGEEIPDELLYQLKDGGIMIIPVGAQDETQHIIRVTRRGDDFDVKTLLPVKFVPLLSGIVHSS, from the coding sequence ATGAAAAGTAGCCTTAAATCCAAAAAAAAACAGCTAATAGAGATTTTAAGATCCCAGGGAATCACTGATGAAAAGGTGCTTGAGGTTATTTCTGAGATTCCCAGAGAAGACTTTATTCCCGACTTTTTAAGAAACCAGGCATATGAAAATGCCGCTCTTCCTATCGATAGCGGGCAAACCATAAGTCAGCCATTCATTGTCGCTTACATGACACAGGAACTCAAAGTCGAGAAAAAGCATAAAGTGCTCGAAATCGGGACGGGGTCAGGATATCAGGCGGTGGTGCTGGCAAAATTATGTAAGCGTCTTTTTACAATCGAGCGTCATATGCCGCTTTATAAATCGGCAGAAGACATGTTTAAAAAACTGAGAATTTTTAATATTACGACGCTTTTTGGAAACGGCATCAAAGGCTGGAAAGAACAGGAACCTTTTGACCGGATTATGGTTACGGCGGCGGGGGAAGAAATTCCTGATGAATTATTATATCAGTTAAAGGACGGTGGCATAATGATCATCCCTGTCGGTGCTCAGGACGAGACGCAACATATTATCCGGGTAACGCGGCGTGGCGATGATTTTGATGTTAAAACGCTACTGCCAGTGAAATTTGTTCCATTGCTATCGGGTATTGTGCATTCGTCTTAA
- the serS gene encoding serine--tRNA ligase, translating into MFDIKAIRDNPKFYDDAWARRGLNPQTEELISLDAKLREKQTDLQVCQARRNDASKAIGIAKSKGEDASSAMNEVADLKVRMTTLEDEVRILSDQLNAALAGIANIPYPEVPDGADEEGNIEVRKWGDIPTFDFEPKQHFDLGEQLGQMDFDLSAKMSGARFVLLRSDLAKLERALAAFMLDMHTAEFGYEEVSVPLLVREQALFGTSQLPKFEEDLFKTTSDHYLIPTGEVPLTNMVRESIVEEEKLPLRLTCLSSCYRSEAGSAGRDTRGMIRLHQFQKVEMVSITTPEQSSDELERMTSIAEEVLKRLKLPYRVVMLCTGDMGFAAHKTYDLEVWLPGQNGYREISSCSNTGDFQARRMKARCRPKNDKKTRYVHTLNGSGLAVGRTLVAVLENYQQADGSIKIPDALIPYMGGQEVIYSS; encoded by the coding sequence ATGTTTGATATAAAAGCCATCCGCGATAATCCAAAATTTTATGATGATGCATGGGCCCGACGGGGGCTTAATCCACAGACAGAGGAACTGATAAGTCTGGACGCAAAATTGCGCGAAAAACAAACGGACCTTCAGGTTTGCCAGGCACGTCGCAATGATGCATCAAAAGCCATTGGTATAGCAAAATCAAAAGGTGAGGACGCATCATCAGCAATGAATGAAGTTGCTGATTTAAAAGTCAGAATGACGACCCTTGAAGATGAGGTACGGATATTAAGTGATCAGTTAAATGCTGCACTAGCGGGTATCGCGAACATACCTTATCCGGAGGTTCCGGATGGAGCGGATGAAGAGGGAAATATTGAGGTTCGCAAATGGGGTGACATACCGACTTTTGATTTTGAACCAAAACAGCATTTTGATCTTGGAGAACAATTAGGACAGATGGATTTCGACCTTTCCGCCAAAATGTCGGGTGCCAGATTTGTTTTACTTCGTTCGGACCTGGCTAAGCTCGAACGGGCACTGGCCGCTTTTATGCTGGATATGCATACGGCTGAATTTGGCTATGAGGAAGTATCGGTCCCTCTTCTAGTGCGTGAACAGGCGCTTTTTGGCACCAGCCAATTGCCGAAATTTGAAGAAGATCTCTTTAAAACCACATCGGATCATTATCTTATTCCGACGGGTGAGGTGCCACTGACAAATATGGTCAGGGAAAGCATTGTCGAAGAAGAAAAATTACCATTGAGATTAACCTGCCTGAGCAGTTGTTATCGTTCTGAGGCCGGGTCAGCCGGTCGGGACACGCGCGGAATGATCAGACTGCACCAGTTTCAGAAAGTTGAAATGGTCAGCATTACAACGCCGGAACAATCAAGTGATGAGCTGGAGCGGATGACGTCGATTGCCGAAGAAGTTCTCAAAAGACTAAAGCTCCCATACAGGGTCGTGATGCTTTGCACAGGAGATATGGGCTTTGCCGCCCATAAAACCTATGACCTTGAAGTGTGGCTGCCCGGGCAGAATGGTTACCGGGAAATTTCAAGTTGCTCGAATACCGGTGATTTTCAGGCGCGGCGAATGAAAGCCAGGTGCCGTCCAAAAAATGATAAAAAAACAAGGTATGTTCATACATTAAACGGTTCTGGTCTTGCCGTTGGCCGAACACTGGTCGCCGTCCTTGAAAATTATCAGCAGGCGGACGGTTCCATTAAAATTCCTGATGCCTTAATTCCATATATGGGTGGACAAGAGGTGATTTATTCCTCTTAG
- the tatC gene encoding twin-arginine translocase subunit TatC, which translates to MTDMSEEDEIEESAAPLLDHLIELRSRLIWCVVYIMVAFLVCFYFADDIYNFLAQPFVDVAREHGKEPTMIFTGLQDKFFVNIRLSFYVALCVTFPMVSMQIWKFVAPGLYKNERHAFLPFLVGTPILFVMGASLAYYVVIPNAWNFFISYEVGVASEVSKEIGNQAQLHIQSLPAVKEYLSLTILLMFGFALSFQLPVLLLLLARVGLVTADGLSKQRKYMIVGAFAFAAFMTPPDPISQISLAVPVLLLYEISIIVIRLTIKQPEEHV; encoded by the coding sequence ATGACTGATATGTCGGAAGAAGACGAAATCGAAGAAAGCGCGGCACCGCTTCTTGATCATTTAATAGAACTTAGATCCCGCCTTATCTGGTGTGTCGTTTATATCATGGTTGCTTTTTTGGTCTGTTTTTATTTTGCTGATGATATCTATAATTTTCTTGCACAGCCTTTTGTGGATGTGGCACGGGAGCATGGCAAAGAACCGACAATGATTTTCACGGGATTGCAGGACAAATTTTTTGTAAATATCCGTTTGAGTTTCTATGTGGCGCTCTGTGTAACCTTTCCAATGGTGTCTATGCAGATATGGAAATTCGTGGCCCCCGGCCTTTATAAAAATGAGAGACATGCCTTTTTACCATTTCTGGTCGGAACACCGATCCTGTTCGTGATGGGGGCATCACTTGCCTATTACGTGGTTATCCCTAACGCCTGGAATTTCTTTATTTCATATGAAGTCGGAGTAGCGTCTGAGGTAAGTAAAGAGATTGGAAATCAGGCACAGCTTCATATTCAATCATTACCGGCGGTTAAAGAATACCTTTCACTGACAATATTATTAATGTTTGGTTTTGCGCTCAGTTTTCAGTTGCCCGTGCTTCTCCTCCTTCTGGCGCGCGTAGGATTGGTAACTGCTGATGGGTTGTCTAAACAAAGAAAATATATGATCGTCGGCGCTTTTGCCTTTGCGGCATTTATGACACCGCCTGATCCGATTAGCCAGATCAGCCTTGCAGTGCCTGTATTGCTGCTTTATGAAATATCAATAATCGTTATAAGACTAACAATAAAACAACCGGAAGAACATGTTTGA
- the tatB gene encoding Sec-independent protein translocase protein TatB gives MFDVGFPELFIIAVLAIIFVGPKDLPKVVRSGMTLMRKIREMGREFQDGVKKMADEVELEAVTRKLNEAANIPLEDAGTKKKEDSASNEFADYKEFDYDEYDYDHGGYSPSSKSKQKDAEKDTSSTEAVANEQSSDTTESPVETASEQSSEKANENKSKADD, from the coding sequence ATGTTTGATGTTGGATTTCCAGAACTTTTTATTATTGCGGTGCTGGCAATTATATTTGTTGGTCCTAAAGACCTGCCGAAAGTTGTTCGCTCGGGCATGACACTGATGCGCAAGATCCGGGAGATGGGCCGGGAATTTCAGGACGGTGTCAAAAAAATGGCTGATGAAGTTGAGCTTGAGGCTGTAACGCGCAAGCTCAACGAAGCGGCAAATATTCCGCTTGAAGATGCAGGGACAAAGAAAAAAGAAGATAGTGCGTCAAATGAATTCGCTGATTATAAGGAATTTGATTATGACGAATATGACTATGATCATGGCGGATACTCACCCTCTTCCAAAAGTAAGCAAAAGGACGCGGAAAAGGATACGTCATCCACGGAAGCGGTTGCCAATGAACAATCTTCCGATACAACAGAAAGTCCTGTAGAAACAGCATCCGAACAATCGTCTGAAAAGGCCAATGAAAATAAGAGTAAAGCAGATGACTGA
- a CDS encoding twin-arginine translocase TatA/TatE family subunit, with product MGNVGIWQLVIVAVIVVLLFGRGKISGLMGDVAQGIKSFKKGMAEDDEPAQTVEQKNIEQKSESVASEQKKQTSENAD from the coding sequence ATGGGAAATGTAGGAATCTGGCAACTTGTTATTGTCGCTGTCATCGTAGTTTTATTATTCGGCAGAGGAAAAATTTCCGGCCTTATGGGTGATGTAGCCCAGGGAATCAAAAGCTTTAAAAAAGGTATGGCTGAGGATGATGAGCCAGCTCAAACTGTCGAACAGAAAAATATCGAACAAAAATCTGAATCTGTCGCTTCAGAGCAGAAAAAGCAGACTTCTGAAAACGCAGATTAA
- the scpB gene encoding SMC-Scp complex subunit ScpB, with the protein MNHHEQMRICEALLFASDRPLSSIALAEQLPEGSDAHAILEDLQKKYKDSGVNLVEVAGKWMFQTASDLAFLLRKEEEKERKLSRAAVETLAIIAYHQPVTRAEIEEIRGVSVSKGTIDVLMEAVWVKPVGRRRTPGRPMTYGTTEDFLVQFGLNSVKDLPGISELKAAGFLDNVNTSRLNLLSDEKPDEEQPDLPMDDDESSSEEQVIS; encoded by the coding sequence ATGAATCATCATGAACAAATGAGAATTTGTGAAGCCCTTTTATTTGCTTCTGACCGGCCACTGTCCTCTATTGCATTAGCAGAGCAATTGCCGGAAGGAAGTGATGCACATGCGATTCTGGAAGATTTACAAAAAAAATATAAGGACAGCGGCGTCAATCTAGTCGAAGTCGCCGGTAAATGGATGTTTCAGACAGCGTCTGATCTTGCGTTTCTCCTTAGAAAAGAAGAAGAAAAGGAAAGAAAACTGTCACGTGCCGCTGTTGAAACGCTGGCGATTATTGCTTATCATCAGCCGGTAACGCGGGCAGAGATTGAAGAGATTCGCGGTGTGAGTGTTAGCAAGGGTACCATTGATGTGTTAATGGAGGCCGTATGGGTAAAACCGGTTGGGCGGAGAAGAACACCAGGCAGGCCAATGACTTACGGGACAACCGAAGATTTTCTTGTACAGTTCGGATTAAATAGTGTAAAAGACTTACCAGGTATTTCTGAGCTTAAAGCTGCGGGTTTTCTTGATAATGTGAACACATCAAGGCTTAACCTTTTAAGTGATGAAAAACCGGATGAAGAGCAACCCGACCTGCCGATGGATGATGATGAAAGCAGTTCTGAGGAGCAGGTAATCTCTTAA
- a CDS encoding ScpA family protein has protein sequence MSDDWDKDIADFEMPDPRLSRLDDLDDEERLIVDIEGFEGPLDVLLALSRTQKVDLKQISILELVKQYLEFVNKARALRLELAADYLVMAAWLAYLKSRLLLPEEESEDELSAEELAARLTHQLARLNAMRERAAILMSRNQMGRDVFARGAPEAVIITRYHTYDLSMYELLKAYAEHKTREAVADIQIFKRNVYTLDQAIERLSDMLGLALDWTSLEHFLPSGIEDAQLIKSTKASMFTASLELAKMGRAELEQKQQFGPLFIRGRKPDPKKEEIE, from the coding sequence ATGAGCGATGACTGGGATAAGGATATTGCTGATTTTGAAATGCCTGATCCAAGGCTTAGTCGTCTGGATGATCTTGATGACGAAGAACGCCTCATTGTCGATATCGAGGGCTTTGAAGGACCACTTGATGTCCTCCTGGCCTTATCCCGAACCCAAAAGGTTGATTTAAAACAGATTTCCATTCTTGAACTGGTTAAGCAGTATCTTGAATTTGTCAATAAAGCGAGGGCATTAAGGCTGGAACTGGCGGCCGATTATCTCGTAATGGCTGCCTGGCTTGCTTATCTTAAATCCCGGCTTCTGCTGCCGGAGGAGGAAAGCGAAGATGAGCTTTCAGCAGAAGAACTGGCAGCGCGACTGACCCATCAGCTTGCCCGTCTGAATGCCATGCGGGAAAGAGCGGCAATTCTTATGTCGAGAAACCAGATGGGGCGTGATGTCTTTGCGCGCGGGGCACCGGAAGCCGTTATTATTACCCGCTATCACACATATGATTTAAGTATGTATGAGCTTCTTAAAGCCTACGCTGAACATAAGACAAGAGAAGCTGTTGCCGATATTCAGATTTTTAAGCGAAATGTTTATACACTTGATCAGGCCATTGAACGACTTTCAGATATGCTGGGACTGGCTCTCGACTGGACCAGCCTTGAACACTTTTTGCCGAGCGGAATTGAGGATGCACAGCTTATTAAATCAACAAAAGCCAGCATGTTTACCGCTTCACTGGAGCTGGCAAAAATGGGCAGGGCGGAACTTGAACAAAAGCAGCAATTCGGGCCATTATTTATCCGTGGTCGAAAACCGGATCCGAAGAAGGAGGAAATAGAATGA
- a CDS encoding site-2 protease family protein, producing MAETILNLTVMVIPLLLAITLHEAAHGWVAWKLGDNTAKMMGRVSFNPLVHIDPFGTIILPALLIFSGTGFLFGYAKPVPVNFRALNNPRRDMVLVALAGPGANIFLLLVAALAMNFTGFIPGVANEWVALNLSYMIFINAILAVFNMLPLPPLDGGRVAVGILPDFLSRPLSRLEPYGMLILILLIFIIPVGAGYLGFNFNLFQQLIGPPVEYIVSIADQLTRLF from the coding sequence ATGGCTGAAACTATTCTAAATCTGACCGTTATGGTAATTCCCTTACTGCTTGCAATTACTCTGCACGAAGCAGCACATGGCTGGGTCGCCTGGAAACTCGGGGATAACACAGCAAAAATGATGGGGCGGGTGAGCTTCAATCCACTGGTCCATATTGATCCGTTTGGAACAATTATTTTGCCGGCATTGTTGATTTTTTCAGGGACAGGATTTTTATTTGGCTATGCCAAACCGGTACCGGTAAATTTCAGGGCACTTAATAATCCGCGTCGTGATATGGTTTTGGTTGCCTTGGCGGGACCAGGTGCAAATATATTTTTGTTACTTGTCGCGGCGCTGGCCATGAATTTTACCGGGTTTATTCCGGGAGTTGCCAATGAATGGGTTGCTTTAAATCTTTCCTACATGATTTTTATTAATGCCATTTTGGCTGTGTTTAATATGCTGCCATTGCCGCCGCTTGATGGCGGCCGTGTTGCTGTGGGTATTTTACCGGATTTTCTTTCCCGTCCGCTTAGTCGGCTGGAGCCTTATGGGATGCTGATATTAATTTTGTTGATTTTTATTATTCCGGTTGGTGCAGGGTATCTTGGGTTCAATTTTAATCTGTTTCAGCAGCTTATTGGTCCACCTGTTGAATATATTGTTTCCATTGCGGATCAATTAACAAGGCTGTTTTGA
- the nagZ gene encoding beta-N-acetylhexosaminidase yields MFHPVITDVEGLEIRAEERALFKEFRPYGFILFQRNCDNPDQVKKLTDQMKEIIGNPDAPILVDQEGGRVARLKPPHWPAYPAAGVYSKLFDDNPELAATAVQVHARLMAADLVKVGINVDCFPVADIYYEGADKVIGDRAYGDNAEKVSILARAAAEGMIAGGITPVIKHIPGHGRADVDSHKSLPTVDTPLDELKKTDFIPFKKLNDFPCAMTAHVIYSAIDSENCATISRKIIGDIIRGEIAFRGVLFSDDLSMKALNKAPEQNAVDALVAGCDLALHCNGTLEERRAVLKATTDKQLGSENRLDYFFKKKRISSEIDHGQLYGWLSDVVKGYD; encoded by the coding sequence ATGTTTCATCCTGTAATTACAGATGTTGAGGGGCTTGAAATAAGGGCCGAAGAGCGGGCGCTGTTTAAAGAATTCCGCCCTTATGGGTTTATATTATTTCAAAGAAATTGTGATAATCCCGATCAGGTAAAAAAACTTACCGATCAGATGAAAGAAATTATAGGCAATCCTGATGCACCAATCCTTGTTGATCAGGAAGGGGGAAGGGTTGCCCGCCTAAAACCGCCACATTGGCCTGCCTATCCGGCTGCCGGGGTATATTCAAAACTTTTTGATGATAATCCTGAACTGGCCGCAACGGCAGTGCAAGTCCATGCCCGGTTAATGGCTGCTGACCTGGTTAAAGTTGGCATAAATGTCGATTGTTTCCCGGTTGCTGATATCTATTATGAAGGCGCCGATAAAGTCATCGGCGACCGTGCCTATGGTGATAATGCAGAAAAAGTCTCGATATTGGCCCGTGCTGCTGCCGAAGGTATGATTGCCGGTGGTATTACCCCGGTAATAAAGCATATTCCTGGTCATGGCCGTGCTGATGTCGACAGTCATAAATCATTGCCAACTGTTGACACGCCACTTGATGAACTTAAGAAAACGGATTTTATCCCTTTCAAAAAATTAAATGATTTTCCCTGTGCCATGACGGCCCATGTTATTTATAGTGCCATTGACAGTGAAAATTGTGCCACAATATCAAGAAAAATTATTGGGGACATTATCCGCGGTGAAATTGCTTTCAGAGGCGTGCTTTTTTCCGATGATCTTTCCATGAAGGCTCTTAATAAGGCGCCAGAACAAAACGCAGTGGACGCCCTTGTGGCGGGATGCGACCTTGCTTTACACTGTAACGGGACATTGGAAGAGCGCCGTGCGGTGCTTAAAGCGACGACAGATAAACAGTTGGGATCAGAAAACAGGCTCGATTATTTCTTTAAAAAGAAACGGATTTCAAGTGAAATTGACCATGGCCAATTATACGGCTGGCTTTCGGACGTGGTAAAGGGATATGATTAA
- a CDS encoding SPOR domain-containing protein produces MAKQNSDNASWLRPIPEEFTRKGMTSKRRMILSAVTVAVLVGFCLLIWMSYTSDTSELGPVPVIHADGTVVKVKPDEPGGKEIRFQDKEVFNRVDNIPGEEVDVIASSSEIPLKRPVKPEEEQVAEEAPAEAPQMVEKAADEADKIAPAAASVPASAPVKKAAPTGNYMIQIGAFAEKSKAEAFWATVKKNNNSVLANLSPVYMRVDLGAKGVLYRVRGGMIDDRKSADNICEKLKQNNQNCLVVTN; encoded by the coding sequence TTGGCCAAACAAAATTCAGATAACGCATCATGGCTGCGCCCAATCCCTGAGGAATTTACAAGAAAAGGAATGACATCCAAAAGAAGGATGATTTTGTCGGCAGTGACCGTCGCTGTACTGGTCGGGTTTTGTCTGCTTATCTGGATGAGCTATACATCTGACACTTCGGAATTGGGGCCAGTGCCGGTCATTCATGCTGATGGCACGGTGGTTAAGGTAAAACCTGATGAGCCGGGAGGGAAGGAAATTAGATTTCAGGACAAGGAAGTCTTTAACAGGGTCGATAATATACCCGGTGAAGAAGTTGATGTCATCGCGTCAAGCTCAGAAATTCCCCTAAAGCGTCCGGTAAAACCTGAAGAAGAACAAGTGGCGGAGGAGGCTCCGGCAGAAGCACCACAAATGGTGGAGAAAGCAGCGGATGAGGCAGATAAAATTGCCCCTGCTGCAGCATCTGTTCCTGCGTCTGCTCCGGTCAAAAAAGCAGCGCCAACCGGAAATTATATGATCCAAATTGGGGCTTTCGCGGAAAAAAGCAAAGCCGAGGCATTTTGGGCAACTGTTAAGAAAAATAACAATTCAGTTCTGGCTAATTTATCACCAGTTTATATGCGTGTTGATCTTGGTGCAAAAGGCGTATTGTACCGTGTCCGTGGTGGCATGATCGATGACCGAAAATCGGCGGATAATATTTGTGAAAAACTGAAACAAAACAATCAAAATTGCCTGGTGGTAACAAATTAG
- the argS gene encoding arginine--tRNA ligase codes for MSESGQLPKGMDLGNITAEAPRDASHGDIATNAAMVLVKQASMKPRDIAELIASSLREIDDVDSVEIAGPGFINIRLNNAFIQNQVSSIIEQGIDYGRSDYGKGEKVNVEYVSVNPTGPLHVGHCRGAVFGDALATLLDHVGYDVTKEYYINDAGGQIDVLARSAYIRYLEALGEKIDEIPEGLYPGKYLIPVGQALAEKYGDKWKGKDESEWLNTIRAFATNAMMDLIREDLETLGIRHEIFFSELTLHENGGIEKALKQLQEKGLIYTGVLEPPKGKLPDDWEERPQTLFKSTLFGDDVDRALKKSDGSWTYFAADVAYHSDKVDRGFYKMIDVWGADHGGYVKRVQSAVKALSDGKAELDVRLCQMVKLLRSGDPAKMSKRSGNFVTLRDIVEEVGKDVVRFIMLTRKNDASLDFDFAKVTEQSKDNPVFYVQYGHARVYSVLNKAAEAFSGMDVSDTALKNADLSLLSDESELQLIKTMANWPRIVESAAIAHEPHRISYYLYDLASEFHTLWSKGNDRLDLRFIIDDNEALTHSRLAMIKAFSKIIAAGLYILGVEPVEEM; via the coding sequence TTGAGCGAAAGCGGACAATTACCAAAAGGTATGGACCTTGGGAATATAACTGCTGAAGCACCACGCGATGCCAGCCATGGTGATATAGCGACCAATGCTGCAATGGTGCTGGTAAAACAGGCCAGCATGAAGCCCCGCGATATTGCAGAGCTTATCGCTTCATCACTCCGTGAAATTGATGATGTCGACAGTGTCGAAATAGCCGGTCCCGGTTTTATCAATATACGCCTCAATAACGCTTTTATTCAAAATCAGGTATCCAGCATTATTGAGCAGGGTATTGATTATGGCCGAAGCGACTATGGTAAAGGCGAAAAAGTCAATGTTGAATATGTGTCCGTTAATCCGACCGGTCCGCTGCATGTTGGACATTGCCGGGGGGCAGTATTCGGGGATGCCTTGGCGACCTTGCTGGACCATGTTGGCTATGATGTGACAAAAGAATATTACATTAATGATGCCGGTGGTCAGATCGATGTGTTGGCCCGCTCAGCATATATCCGGTATCTGGAAGCACTTGGTGAAAAAATTGATGAAATTCCAGAAGGGCTTTATCCGGGAAAATATCTGATCCCGGTTGGCCAGGCCCTGGCTGAAAAATATGGCGACAAATGGAAGGGAAAAGATGAAAGTGAGTGGCTCAATACAATAAGGGCGTTTGCAACCAATGCCATGATGGATCTGATCCGTGAGGATCTGGAAACGCTTGGAATTCGCCATGAAATATTCTTCTCAGAACTGACACTCCATGAAAATGGTGGCATAGAAAAAGCCCTGAAACAGCTGCAAGAAAAAGGCCTGATTTATACAGGTGTGCTAGAGCCGCCAAAAGGAAAACTGCCGGATGATTGGGAAGAGCGCCCACAGACATTGTTCAAATCGACATTGTTTGGCGATGATGTTGACCGTGCCCTTAAAAAATCAGATGGGTCATGGACATATTTTGCTGCTGATGTTGCCTATCATAGCGATAAAGTAGACCGTGGATTTTATAAAATGATCGACGTGTGGGGCGCGGATCATGGTGGTTATGTCAAGCGTGTTCAGTCAGCGGTAAAGGCGCTAAGTGACGGAAAAGCTGAACTGGATGTGAGGCTTTGTCAGATGGTTAAACTGCTACGCAGCGGTGATCCAGCGAAAATGTCGAAACGGTCAGGAAATTTTGTCACCCTTCGAGATATTGTGGAAGAAGTTGGCAAAGATGTCGTGCGCTTTATCATGCTCACCCGTAAAAATGACGCTTCACTTGATTTTGATTTCGCCAAGGTGACGGAGCAATCAAAAGATAACCCTGTCTTTTATGTACAGTATGGCCATGCCCGCGTCTATTCAGTTCTCAATAAGGCGGCAGAGGCTTTTTCGGGAATGGATGTATCTGACACCGCATTGAAGAATGCTGATCTGAGCCTGCTATCTGATGAAAGTGAGCTGCAGCTGATTAAAACCATGGCCAATTGGCCGCGTATCGTTGAAAGCGCGGCAATCGCTCATGAACCACACAGGATTTCCTACTATCTTTATGATCTGGCATCAGAGTTTCATACGCTTTGGAGTAAAGGGAATGACAGGCTTGATCTGCGCTTTATTATTGATGATAATGAGGCACTTACGCATAGCCGACTGGCAATGATTAAAGCATTTTCAAAAATTATTGCAGCGGGACTATATATTCTGGGCGTTGAGCCTGTTGAAGAAATGTAA